tgcacaactgagcaagagaacaaatatattagtgtctagtttgagaaagacGCCTCACAGgccctcaactggcagcttcattaaatgatacctgcaaaacaccagtttcaatgtcaacagtgaagaggcaactctgggatctctgctggctttctaggcagagttgcaaagaaaaagccatacctcagactggccaacaaaaaaaaatgattaaGATGGATAAAAGATGGAGACACTGGACAGAGCAAAAACTCTGCTTAAAAGGCCcgcatcccggagtcacctgTTCACTATTGACGTTGAGACAACATCTTCAGTTTAtgggcaatttcttgcatggaacaGCCTTaaattctcagaacaagaacagactgacgagtttcagaagaaagttatttctTTCTGGCCATTTTAAGCCTGTAATAAAAACCTGCAAACGCTGATGCAGAAGATACTGAACTTGTCTAAAAGAGagttttgttgtttctttaatcagcacaacagctttcagctgtgctaacataattccaaaagggtAAAAACTTGTataagcaaacacaatgtgctatTGGAACACAAATgacggttgctgataatgggcctctgtacccCTATGTAGATGttacataaaaaatctgccatttcctgattttcatttacaacattaacaatatctatactgtatttctgatcaatttgatatttaaaatggacaaaaattagcttttctttcaaaaacaaggacatttctaagtgacctcaaactttttaACAATAGTGTATTCAGTTCGCAAACGGGCTAGCAGCTAGTGTCCCTCGCCTCTTCTGTCTCCATAGACATCTAAAGGATGCTCATTTAATGGAACTATCCAAATATAAATTCCTACATATTTGAAACTAGCGCCAGCCTCACATAAATTCGGAACGGTGCCCTGATCCAATGCAAGGACCAGCTCACTGCGTGATGCTGACAGATTTAGCAAGCTTGTCTAATCTTAGCTAGCACAAGCAGTACCGGAGTAGCCCCACATGTCAAGATTAGCCACCATGGAAGGGTCTTTATTTTGTTTAGCTAACTCTTAAATAACCCATGTCAACATGTAATGAATCTCACAAGCCCATACCTAGAAATCGGTTTCCAACTCCATGTAGGCCTGAAACTGTGGTATTTCAAAAAGTGTTTGAATTGCAGGGGGCCCCAAGCGCTaagaattattttaaatgttacatttctaaaaacctaCCCTTACACGCCAGACCTAGCGTAGTGAGTCTCAGACTGTAACCAACGATAAAATCTATCAGAAAGCATTCACCCGTTGGTTCAACAGCATGTGAGATGTGAGCTAACGTAATAGACAAGGAATACATGTCAGGATCTGTCAGTGGAGTTTATCAATATAAGATGGCGTACGGCCATTTCACCATCAATTCTCATCACCTTCTCTATTCACCTGGTTGCAGACACTCACTAGCATGTTGCGCACTGAGTCACTGGCTGAGGCACATTATTTGTCACTTACCTTActgacaataaaaacaaaatccattaATAAAGTCACCTCAAGAAAGACCAGTGCCGTTAAGGATCTGAAAAAAGTCTGTATGAAATATATAATGAGCAACGTATACAGACTACTTTCAGATCCTTGAGATCTTTCGGTCTAGGATTACAGACCGCCCTCTTCAATTTAAACCACAGggttttcaatttaatttaattccGGAGACTGACATGACTattgcaaaatgttgattttatgGTAAAACATTATTGCTTTTGGATTTCTTATCGCTGGGGATAACAGTCTTGTTTGAAGTTCTATTTGCGGCCGGCCACACATGGTCTTTGGCAAAGGTTTCCTGGTACTTGGTTAAGTTCAGGATGCTGCTGACCTTAACTAGTGCCACAAGATCAGCGGAACCAAAACAGCTATAATATCAAACACCTaccaccatattttacagaTGGTGTGAGGCTCTTTTATGCATACACATCCTTCTTTTTACAGAAAACTCTTCACTGGTATGCAGGTCCACAAAGATCTATTCTGGTCCCGGTGTTCCCAGTGCAGTGTCCTTTAAAGGTTTAACTACAGATGCTCATACCTTTTTGGTTAGTCTAAATAAAGGCTTTTGATCTGGAAACCTTTCAAAACAGGCCGTTGGCCCAGAGGTGGCATCTAATTGTAGATTTGGAGACAAGTTGTGTAAGTCTTATTTTTCCCCCTACCGAACCATCGTTCTTATGATGCGTTGAGGTAAGACGGTCTTTGATCGGGTGGATTTCTCACTGTTCCATTGGTTTCAAAATAGTAAATTATTGCCTTAAATGTTGTGAGTGGTATCTTCAAGCAATAAGGCATAAAGCGATGTGATATAGGGCCGATATACTGCGGCTAAGGGCTTTTTTAAGGCACAATCCGCTGTGGAGTGCCAGGACACagcacttagctgtggtatattggcagtaTACCACAATTCCCCAAGATGCCTCAAGGCTATTATGAGCTGGATCCAAATGTAATTAGAGAAGCAGAACGTGATGTGATACCAGTGTTCCAAAGCAATCGGCATTCAGGAATTGAAGAACATGATTTCTAATTTCgcatttttacttttaactcaatcaatcaataccTTTATTGTCCCAGTGAGAAAATGTGTGGAGCAATCAGGATTCAACATTAAAttcctaaaacacacaaaaaaaaaaaacattagcctGACTCATGAAGGTCAACAGCTATTTGTCACTGTTGACTGGTGAATTCCTTGTCTTTCCTTAAGGTGCTAGAAGACAAATGGATTCTACATGCATCATTGTATTTTTCTGTACATCTTAAAAGGGTCCAGgggaatacaaaataataagtaTGACCCACATAACcctttaaacaaaaatccatataTTGGGCTAGTGTGTGTGATTCAAAGCTTTTGTTCAGATGAATTAAATAACACTCCCATGTCTTCAAAAATACCaactaaattatatattaataaaagGGTTATATTAGATACGTAGTAAATAAGGGAATGTTTGATTAACGttgctttttttttactaaaatgggtttccaaatgtttttcttattttgtttcCATCTAGCCCTGTTCCTCTCACCACCTTCTGTCCCAGTTTATGCCTTGACCATTTACTGCAACAGGGCTTCTAGTCACGTTAATAACATACATGTTGAAGACATGAAAGCTAAGTTGCCTCATTACAGGGTGTGGAGTAGTGGAACACGTTAGGGACAAACTGAGCCAAGACAAGTCGTGATAAGTTGGACATCATAACAGCTGTACATCAGTCTCTGATCCACAAAATCTTTCATGGGACCATTTTATACTGAACCAATATACTTAGGCCTAGTCATCGTCGgcagaaagagtgagagaaagtgagagagagtgagagagcagagagggagggaaaagatagtaagggggagggagagagcgagagtgaagaaaagcaatacagttcagtGACTGCAGATACACAAGTTATCCCACCGACAGACACTGGCAACCTGGGTGTGTCTCAGCCATACACcgaattatttatttatttacttctcTTTTAAACCAAGCACGCCACCCGCTTTTGTGACAATATCATCGCTTAAAAAACACAGAATTCAGGTAACAGTTTTAACCTACGTTAACGATTTGGATACACTTAATGTCGATTATTGTCAAACCCGAAAgccaaaaaatctaaatgttttgcCGTTCGCTTTTCGTTGAGCAATTAAAACGATAAACAGCTCTAACACTAAAACGCACAGACTGACATTTCAGGCGTCTTTTAACGGTACTCTTAACTATGTGTGACAGATATAACATGACAAATACTTGCTTGTCATTTTCCCATACAATAGAATTGAGCGTACTCTCAATTGTGTAATAAGTGGCAAGGCTAGACATACTGTTTCAACTTCACTTTTCGACTGTAGGCTTAGCATCCAGCAGCAGGTGCATACAGACATCATGGCCAAATGGAGGATAAACTTCTCCCGGGAATTCTGAAGGACTTACCGCTTTGCTCCCCCAGAAAGACCAGTTTGAATTTTCTTAAGGGGTTACCAAAGTCACTACCCACGGACATGTTTAGGGGCGAATTTCTAAGAGTCGGAGAATCACTGCTTCCTCCCAGCGGTCCGGGATTCTGGTGCTGATGAGGTTGGATGTGAAAAGCGACGCCTCAACCCGTTCAACCCGCTCTCTCTCAACGACGGGAGTGCTGCACTGTACGCGGTTAGTTTCAACGTTGATCTGCGCATGCGCGGCCTCTCCTCGTTCCCTGTCTGCTGCTGCCGTCTCCCTTTCTGATCTGGCACATGACGTCATGCAAAACGAGAGCGGAGAAAAGATTTCCTCTACTCTTGTGCGCTACATGACCACGAATTTCACATCTCTGCTTTTACCGGTAGGCTTCCTTTCGATTACTTGAATTAGTGATCAGCAGACCCAAAACATTGCCCCTAAACTTGAAATAGCAACTACAAGAAAGTCTAATTTTAGCACTACATGCAATTGTAAATCCAAATTATTTTCCTAGTGGGAACCAGCCAAGAATCTTTAAAGGGACAAATTTGTCAGGTTTCACTGACCTTTGTGAGGACATCTtgttcacacacatacacacacacaaaatatttccaccagaataaaaaatactatataaacatatattttattatttacaatagTCACATTCATTTGTTGTCGCATATAAGGCACATAAAGGAACATGACCATAACTGACCATAATATAATATTGACATTCTATTTCGACAGGAGTATAATGATTTAAACAGTGTAATGGATTGTGGAGGCATTGCATGTTATCATGATTAAAGCCATTGCCCCACATTAAATCACATAATTATAAAATTACTATTCTGTGTATGAAACATCCAAGAAAAGCTAATATAACTAAATAATGTTCACTAAATGCCTCTATGTAAGAGACAAACATTGATAATTAACTTAAATATTAAGCTAGCTTTAAATTTGTTGCCTCTTGCAACTAGAAACCTGAATGAAAAACATCAGCAGGTATACaagtataaaaacatacaagtACATGTTTGTAGAATACATTGCTGTTCTCTCTGTGCATCCAAAGGTGACGTGATccttcaaattaaaataaaccctCACCTTTCCCTTCCAGTGAGTCAACAACCTTCCTTGTCTGGTACATCTTCAGAGGGGTGGGTGTGGTCTTCTTCATAACCAAGATGTTCTGAAAGAGAGCTGGTCCATCCACAGGTCCAGGGGTTCTTTGGAAGATGCGATGGGTTAAGATATCAGAAAAAAAGGCTAGCACTTAACCGGACTCCTAAAAGGCACAGTGGACCTCAGGGCAAAAGCTTTCGAGATGTCATTACAACCAGCTCAGCGTGGTGCGAGGTGAGGGTGAAGTGAGAGGAGATCATTCAGACAGTGCAGGAGATCCTGGATCAGATGGGTCGAGAGGAGATCATTCAGACAGGGCCTGAGGGTACTGGATCAGGTGTGTTGAAAGGAGATGGTTCACTTCAGCAGACATCTGAAGGGATCCGGCTGTGGGGCTCAGAGTTTGGTGTGTCTCATCTCCCCAGTTAGTTATGCAGCAAGGAACCCGACGGGAGGTAGTATCATAATAACAGAGAAAAAGTATTTCGCCCATGAAAATATTATAGTAACACGCTGGGTTGACATCTCTGTGGACATCAGAGACAGCCCCTCTTTATAGTAAGGGGACGGGCAGGACGTGGTATCACAGATCTCAGTTGACCTCAGAGAGTGTCTGTCTCACGTGACACGGGTTAGATAGTAGCCAGGCGGACAGGGGTGATCACAGCGGCCCATCGGGGGTCTTTTCCAGGTTGTACTCCCTGATCCTCTGGACCTTCCAGCCCACCACTGCCAGCAGGAAGATCCCCATCGCCTTGAAGCCCACCTGTAGCCCCAGGTACCTGTTGAGACAAAGCAGCAGTAGGTGTTACTGACCGGGCAACTacatcatcactgatacaagtgttttcatatatatattttttttacaagggTTCTGGTGTAGAAAATGGGTCTTGCAAATACATTCCATTCATTTATTGATCGATTGATTAGCTAACTCATATAAAATTACGTAGGTACCTGTTCCTCAGAATGTTATTGTCATAGTAACCACATCCCAGCTTTTTGCCACACACACGTTTCCACCAGACACAGGAACTGTCGATGACTATGCCGAATAGAGCTGGGGCCGGCAACCATGCTGCAATACAACCACGGGCAGATGAGAATACACTTTAGTAATCGTCAATAAGGCATGGTTCCTGGCGACGCAAAGGGTGGAGTGTTATGTGGAACTCTAAGGCTTCATTTACACAAGCAGCACTATTCTGATATCGTGTCCCATCGGAAAGGTCAAACCATCAATCGGTGGCAAAAGATCAGGATTTGTCTCCCTGTAAAAGTGCAGCTTTTTTTGTACAATTGTTCAACAGTGAATTGGGCAGTGTTGTTCCATTTTCAGCCACTAGAGGGTACTCTAACCTTACATTGACAGACCGGCAATAGCCCAAAgggttgcattttatgcatttcattatttCACTGTACATTGTTTTTGATCAGCATAGAGACGATTTCCCGTCTTTACATGGAATAAATATAAAGAAGTCTGCTTACCAAGTAATCTCATGAGCAGAAACTGAACTCCTATAGCAAACGATTTGTCTTCTTGGGGAACAGTTCTGAAACAATTTCAGGGAAGCAAGACCACACATAAACACTAGCATCACAATATTGTACTGTAGCCTTAAGAGGCACGTTGGATGTTCACCGTCTACGGACTCTGTGCTACTCAAACAGAGCAGTCCAAATCCCATTACATGAACCTAACCCAATGTCACTGAGGCTCAATTTACCTGAGTACCATCATGTAGATGGGGTTGTGTGTGAGGGAGGCGATCAGCCCGGCCAATGAGATGAGGAACATGACAGGGAGGAGGAAGTGAGGGCATGTGTTGGGACAGGGCCCGGGGCGGGCAGTTTGACTGTCCGGTCTCCCACCCAGGCAGATACAGTTGGTGTACCTCTGCAGGAAAACACAAAGGAAACACGGGTGTCAGTTCGTTTCTCAGCGAGACTTAAAGTGACAGATTACCTGCTTTCACTAACACAACGGTGATAGGCTGGATTCATTCTGTGACGTTGCTGGAGTTTTACAGACTTGGTCCTTTCGACTGAGCCAAAATATGCAGGTTTTATTAACTTGAACTCAGTCACTGCTAACGTAGAGACGTTGCCCTTAACTGTAAATCACAGTATGTTGCCCTTAACTGTAAATCTGTATGACCATAATCTGTATGGTCACACAGATTAAATAAAGCCCTTATCCAGTATGATTAAAAAGATTGACTCTGAAATGGTTGGACGGAACTGGTCAAAAATGCACTTAGAAGCCCACAAAACCCCTGGACAGTCCATCTGGTACTATGTTAGGTACTAAGTTAACTAACTGAATTTTCAAAGTTAACTGTCCGCcctacagacacccagcctgaaaccccaaacaGCAAGCAGCAAAAGTTAaggcacagtggctaggaaaaaaaccCTAGGAGGGTGGAAAcacaggaagaaacctagagaggaaccagactctgaggggcggccagtcctcttctgcctGTGTCGAGTGAGCTGGCCTTTTCCCGCTCCCCTAACCTCATTTTGACTTCTTTCATGCAGTGGACGAATGCAGCCTGAACAGAGTTAGACCGGTACCCACCAGAACCCTGCGCGGGTTGTCCGGGTCCCGGTCGTAGTCACTGCACCCTGCGTGACAGGGGGAGGTGTACTCGGTATCATCAGCGCCACACACCGGGTTGAAGGAGGTACTGGAGCAGGAGCAGTTGTTATGACACCCAGCCAAAGACCTGCAGGGACACCCAGACGTCTCAGATGTCGTGCACTTCACTGTCCATCAGGGGGCAGACAATAGACGCGTGTGTTTATGCTCACAACCCAACACAACCCTCTGAGGGGCCACGGGCGCGCACACACccccaaccccacacacacacccacacccacacccacacacacacacactcactcactcacccccACACCCCAGAAAAGCCTTCTGACATCGCAACAGAGATACACCACAGAGATAAGCCGAGGACCACCACGCAGCCACAGATGTCATGTTGATAAATGAGCTGTGACATCTGTGTCCAAATCTATGAGCTATACGATTTCACATGACTGTGCCAATCCAAATTTCCTTTCCATTTTTCCCGTGCCCAGCGGGTGTTCCTGGCTAGAAACTACGATGGATGTGTGACCGGGCCAGTGGAGGTGGGCTTGGCAGACCCCAGTAATGTGAGAAGACCCTTGATGTTGATGAATATTATTTCAGGATTACAGCAGCTGGGAGATGTATAAGTCAGtccaatattttttaaaggccAGAACTAGGACCCACACCACAGTGATCTGGGTCAAAGGGTTTTGGTATCACGACAGAGCTCGTAGTAAAGGTCATCAAGAGGACTCAGTGCCGAAGCCAGAAGTCAACATGATAAGCTTATTTGGGTTCCTGCCTGTGTGTTCTGTTGTTGCATAGCCTTGGACTGATAGTGTACAGTTTAGTAACAATATTCCCAGTTGTTTGTGTATGTCAGTGTCATAGCTGGTCTTAGTCTCTACAAACAGCTTGTTCATTAAACTCTGGTACTTTAGGTACAGTAATACCTCTCAGTATTAAAACCCACAAGCTTGTGTGAGTGTATCCAAATATGATTTTGTGTTAACTTGTCTTTTGTTTATCCTGAGATTAAACTATTATTCTGGCTCAGGCAttgtgtgtctgagatgaacagAGTCCCAGCGCCACAGTCTGCCAGCGGAACAGCCTGTCCTAAATGTAGAAGACATGAGTTGATCATGGTTGCTCATGGCAACGTGATTGCTCATTTTGTGAGTACAAAAGTATATATCTCAAGAATTTCGTTGCCTGGGAACTATTGTAAAAACCGCGATTACGTTCTATGCCAACATATCTAGTTGTCATTACGTCGGTCAAGAACGTTATATATTCAGAAAAATACATCGATGTGTATGGTAATAATCCAGTAGTTCTGTAGGATTTCACCAAACAAGGCAATTTATGTAGGCCATCcccactcaacatccccactcaagccaaatcagttgttttttaaaagaataattCAAGACAAAAACCTGTATGGAGTGGGCCGCGTgtggccattcaaaatgtggatcGATATATAACGTTCTTGACCGACGCAAAGGCACTAGATGTGTTGGCGTAGAACGTAATCATGGTTCTTACAATAGTTCCCAGGGAACGTAATTCTTGAGATATACGGTAGTAACAAAACCATAGCTTGTCGCAAGGATTCAGCCTGTCCTCTGCCTTGTCCTTACTCACAACTTCAAAGCAAAGACTGAGGCCCTATAACTTCAATACTGGTCCTAAAAGCCCTGTGCCAGCTCTATAACCTCTGTGCCAGCTCTATAACCTCTGTGCCAGCTCTATAACCTCTGTGCCAGCTCTATAACCTCTACAATGGCTTGAAAACCTTTATATCAGCTCTGTAACCTCTTTACTGTTTCTATAACCACTATAAGAGCTCCATAACATCTCTACCGGCTCTATAACCTCTACACCAGCTCGATAATCTCTATGCCAGCTATAAAACCTCTACACTGGTTCAATAACCTTTATTTAATTACCTCTCTACTGGTTCAATAAACTTTAAATCAGCAACATCCTTGTGCCATGACATAAATCTTTATCAACCAATCAACCATAGCCCAGGTTTTCTAATCATATTTACTTTTCCATTAAGATTGAATGCATAGAAATTGTATTTCAAagcatttccttgttttttgtaagatgaaatccagaaaaataacTTAAAAGAAAATGATTCCCAGTGTTCTTCTAAAATATAACACTTTTGAAAAGGTAAATATATCCTTTTTGGCAGTCAACAATGATAAAGACCCCACTGTGCTTTCTAACTCACCCTTGTGGTTTATAGTTGACCTCCGCCACTCTCTGTGTCGGGCAACCCATGAAGaaaagagggatgaggaggacgATGGAGATGGAGAGCATGGTAACGGAGAAACGAGGGATGGTTTTTAGAGTTAGACCCGTCCTCTTCATGATGAACCCACCAGCCAGCAGCCCAAAGGCAACACCCGGAAGGTTTACCGCGCCTGAAGATGACAGCCAGGTAACAGAAACTAAGATATACACGGTCCCAGAGTAGGATGTATTCTAGCATATGCAAGCGCTATTCCCAGAATAATTCCCAGAATAATATTAGAGTGCTGTTGTGAAATAAATtcacaaaaaagagaaactttgTTATTAAAGCAGTACATTGTCAAAACCATCTCATTTGGAGAAGAGTGATGTCTTCATCTCCATGCCAACCGTGGTGACAACCACCAATACCACATAGCAACGGTAGAGAGAGGTAATGAGCATATGAGATCAATGAGGAAATGATATATCAGTTACCATTCTCCACAAACGGGTGTTACATGTGTATGGGTGcgtgttggtctgtgtctctctctactgACCAAGCAGCAGGCCACTgttagctgtctgtctgtgaactTATCTGACTGTTTTTATGACTGTCTTTAtgtatctccatctctctgtcttttcgcATTTCCCCATTCAGAAATGTTCAAATCACTTCAAATAGGTTCTGTGTTTCGTCACCAGCTTACGCAGTCTTTTTGATAGCCGGTGGTCATTATATTTGCTTCAATTTATTTAGCCAAAAAACTCAACTTGAAGATATTTCAACAGCTACCAAAACGCTGAAGCTACCAAAACGCTGCCCCTAAagacagaccttatttgaagtggatctGTATGTCAGTCAACAGAACTGACCAATGAGCAGCCAGCTGTATGTCAGTCAACAGCACCGACCAATGAGCAGCCAGCTGTATGTCAGTCACAACAGAACCGACCAATGAGCAGCCAGCTGTATGTCAGTGACTCTGTATGTCAGTCACAACAGAACCGACCAATGAGCAGCCAGCTGTATGTCAGTGACTCTGTATGTCAGTCAACAGAACTGACCTATGAGCAGGCTGCTGTATGCCGCGGTGGTGCTGTACTGTCGTTCCAGGAACTTGTTGAGGAAGGTGGCAAGGCCGGCGATGACAGAGGAGAAACAGCACTGCGAGAGGACCAGTAGCAGGAACAGGGGACTGAGAAGCAGCCGGACAAACAACCTCGGAAACACTGGGGACGGACAGACgaagaggacacacacacacacgtgcaaacAAGTTAGTTGACTAAGAAATACTGTAGCTCTCTCATGAAACATACCATTTTGTAAACTATAACTCTGCTGCACAATTCATGTTCCACCAAACAAATCCAAGAGGGTAGATTAAAGAGAGGAATGACTGCCTCACACTAAACCAGAGCGATGGAAGCATTTACCCACATTGTTTACCAATGTGTCCAGCCCATGTGTGTAttttcacgtgtgtgtgtgtacgtgtggcTCTGTCTGCCAGAAATTTTTTGGGGTGTAGGGGACTTACTTTTGATGAATTCAAGCAGCGAGACCTCTGGCCTTTTGGAGTCTTCAGTCAGAATGTTAATTTGAGTTCCACACCTCACCTAGGAAAAACacatcagaaaaaaaaagttgatgGTTGACCTAgggcagaaaaaaaagaatggatGCGTACTACAATATTAGCTTTCatccaagaaaaaaatattttcagactGGCAAGTGACTG
The nucleotide sequence above comes from Esox lucius isolate fEsoLuc1 chromosome 8, fEsoLuc1.pri, whole genome shotgun sequence. Encoded proteins:
- the slco2a1 gene encoding solute carrier organic anion transporter family member 2A1, yielding MVFHYVQNIMRVLWAVLAKHYNTRYHKSSLRLTGVDRCGSERWCYSPPNNILTSDFGCPDWITSLDTITLTHLKMYAKDMKSKSVFSSIKLFVLCHGLLQLTQLLYSSYFKSTITTIERRFGLSSFSSGTISSLHEVGNTVLIVFVSYLGGRVHRPRLIGLGGILMSISALILALPHFLSQPYAFDSALHDRQDLCSVKVNSNMTESCGMSETKRIADTNNLWLLMAIAQLLFGVGSVPIQPFGISYVDDFAGRGNSPLYIAILFAVSVFGPVFGFLLGSVMLTIYVDVDRTGSVNSAELSPTDPRWVGAWWMGLLISSASLALTSIPYFFFPRSMPVESTVRCGTQINILTEDSKRPEVSLLEFIKMFPRLFVRLLLSPLFLLLVLSQCCFSSVIAGLATFLNKFLERQYSTTAAYSSLLIGAVNLPGVAFGLLAGGFIMKRTGLTLKTIPRFSVTMLSISIVLLIPLFFMGCPTQRVAEVNYKPQGSLAGCHNNCSCSSTSFNPVCGADDTEYTSPCHAGCSDYDRDPDNPRRVLRYTNCICLGGRPDSQTARPGPCPNTCPHFLLPVMFLISLAGLIASLTHNPIYMMVLRTVPQEDKSFAIGVQFLLMRLLAWLPAPALFGIVIDSSCVWWKRVCGKKLGCGYYDNNILRNRYLGLQVGFKAMGIFLLAVVGWKVQRIREYNLEKTPDGPL